The sequence TTATATTCACTTGAAACAAAAATATCTTTAAAATATTTCCTGATTCCAAAATGAATTAAGACTTGATTCAATAGAGAACTATCTGCGTAAAAGTCAGAAATAATATAAAGCAATTTTCCGTTTTCATATGCTTGACAAATAAACTCTACCGTATCATTATCTAAGTATATATGCTCGATCTCGATTTTAGTTTCTAACTCTTTTGCAAATGTTAGAAATTCTTCTATCGTTGCTATAATAGGCGAATCTGCTAATCTATTTAATTCTTTAAATAGCTCTCTTAATAAATTATCATAAGGGACCTCTTCCAGCCCTTGTTTTTTAGTGTCATATTCAACTTTTTTTCTGGCTTTGTAAATCGAGGATGGGGTCACAGAAAAGTTTAAATATAATGAAATTTCCTTAGCCCACTGAAATAAAATAGTTTCAGGATCACAATCACGATGAACAATCGTATCAAAAAAATCAAAAGCTACGATATTCGTATCTATTTTCTTTTCATTAATTGTAGTCATGTTTCCACCTAATTATCCATCAGAATCCTAACAATCTGTTTACAAGCCGTACCATCTCCATAAGGATTACTTGCTTGACTCATTTTATTGTACTCTGTTTCGTCTTCAAGGAGGAGTTTAAAATTCTCATAAATATTCTCCTCATTTGTTCCAACCAACTTCAAGGTTCCTGCAGCAATACCCTCTGGACGTTCTGTCGTATCACGCATTACAAGAACTGGTTTTCCTAAGGAAGGGGCTTCTTCTTGGACACCTCCTGAATCCGTTAAAATTAAGTAACTTTGATTCATAAAATTATGAAAATCAATAACTTCTAACGGCTCAATAATTTTCATACGTTCATTTTCTCCGAAAACCTTACTTGCAAGTTCTCTTACTCTAGGATTTTTGTGAATTGGGTAGACTACCTTCACATCTTTGTACTCATTTAATATACGTTTCACAGCTTTAAACATATGTTCCATTGGTTCCCCAAGGTTCTCACGTCTATGGGCTGTCAACATAATTAATTTACTTCCCTTAGCCCAATCTAAAATAGGATGACAATAATTTTCCTGAACGGTTGTCTTTAGTGCATCAATTACAGTATTGCCAGTAACAAAAATATTTTTTCGTCCCTCTTTTATCAGATTCTCTTTTGAAACTTCTGTTGGAGCAAAATTATATTCTGAGATGATAGAAGTTGCTTGTCGGTTAAATTCTTCTGGAAATGGGCTTTTTAGATTATACGTCCTTAAACCAGCTTCAACATGCCCAACTTTAATCCCCATATAAAATGCAGCTAAGGATGTTGCAAATGTCGTGGTCGTATCCCCATGCACAAGAACAATTTCTGGCTGTTCTTTTTCTAAAACCATTTGAATTTTATCCAAAATAGATGTTGTGATTGTGAATAATGTTTGGTTTTCCTTCATAATCCCCAAATCATAATCTGGTTCAACTTTAAAAACCTCTAACACTTGTTTTAACATTTCTTTATGTTGGCCTGTGACACATACAATCGTTTTTATTGAATCATTCTGTTTTAATTCGTTTACCAAAGGACACATTTTAATCGCTTCTGGACGTGTTCCAAAAACTAACATTACTTTTTTCATGATATACTACTTTCCACTCAAAAAATTAAGATTTGATTACAATAAAAGGGTAGGCTGCATCAATTCTATCTGTTACACCATCCCAATAATACTTTAAGATCTTTATATTATTTTCCTTACCTATCAATAGCCTAAAAAGAAATCTAGCATACAGGTATAATAAAAATTTGATAAACTGATATCGACTTCCTATATTTCTTTTCACAAATACCACTCTGTTCCTGTTCATTAAATACTCTTGTAAGCCAGATACCGATTTTATTGAAACAGAGCCTTTATGATATATAAAATAATTTGTTAAACAAATATTTTTATAGCCCATTAGTGTGGCTTTATAACACCATTCAGTTTCTTCAAAAAACAAAAAATAATTCTCAGGAATATAGCCTATTTCCTTAAGGAGACTTGTTCTAAATAGCATACATGCCCCACCAATATAATCACTTTGTACAATAGCAGGTAATTCTTTTCTTGATAAATGATGATTTTTTAATGTAACATATCCCTTATCTAAAAAAATATCTCCCCCTGTCGATTGTATAAGATCTCTATTCTTGTATTCTACAAGAGCAGGGCTGACAAAAGCAATTGAATTATCATTATGCAACTTTTGTACACATGCAGTCAAAAAATCCTCTTCAATAAGGGTATCATTATTTAATATACAGATAAATGGGTAACCTCTTTTTTCTGCTATTTTTATACCAATATTATTTCCATTAGCATACCCATGATTCACTCTACTTGGAATCACCTCAATATTATTTAATGAATTTTTTAATTTTTCAATGCTATCATTGGAAGAGTTGTTATCTACCACAATAATATCAAATTTTTCATTCTCAATACTTGATTGTAGACTTCTAACGCAATCGATTGTGTCCTGATAATTATTATAGTTCAAAATAATAAAACATACTTTATCCATTCTTATTGTCCTTCCGCTTTAATTGATAATCATAAAAGAATACCATAGCAAGAATTATTACAAGAGAATAACTTCTCTGACTGCCAAAAATATTAAGAGAAGGGGCTGTAATCAAAATATTTGCCATCAGACCTATGAATAAAGATCGTTCATAAATGTATTGTTTCGTTTTCATTCGTCGGATTAATTTCGTTAACATGTATAAAAGATAACCATATAAGAAAATAGCCAGTAGACCAAATTGAACAAATAACTCTATAAAACCAAGGTCGTCTAAATACATTTGAACTCTTCCTGGTCCAAATAAAATGAAATAACTATTAGGGTTTGAACTAGTTAATATCCCCAGCCCATTTATCCAACGGTAATCTGTTAATAGTCCTAGATAGTATTTTAACTCCCAATATCTATATCCTAATCCCATATCAGAGGTACCATTATTAAATGCATCTATCCAATTCTTAAACCATTCACTTCCTCCAAAAAAGAAGAAACAACTGATGCCTACAATGACAAATAATAAATATAATGGCATATAAGGAAATTTATGATAAACATACATTAGAATCATCGAAAATATTTGAGGAAATATTAACATTCTCGTTTGATTTACAAATATGGCAAATAGCAACATAAACATCAATGTATAAAGATATTTCTTATCTCTATACTTGAGAAAGAGATAAAATGTTAAAAACATAGCAATGGAAATTAAAGGAGTCCCATCCACTCTAATTGATGTTTCGTTTCTATACCATAATTTACCAAATTCCATCAATATATTTGGAAAGAGATTGGCCTTCAAAAATGTAAATGAGAACCACGAGAAAAATCGAAGTAGCAAAGATACGGACAGAATACTTAGTGTATTATCCAAAATTCTTTTCATTTTTTTCTCATCATTCGCAAAAAGATAAATCAAAACAAAAAATAATAGAACCCAAGTATATTGTCTTATAGCATAGAAAATTTCAATGGAAGAATAGAAATAAGTATTGGTTGCTCTTATGATTTGATAGAGAACACACGACAAAAAAGTAATACCGAAAAAAAATGCTGATCTCGATATATTTCTGATATTTAGAAGTAGCGTTGGAATCATAAGAATTAGAGTAGTTATCGATACCACGGTTAGTAAATTTCTATGAACAAACAGACTAACATTTAAAAACAAAAACAAACCCACAGAAAGCGCTACAGAAATATAATAAAGTAATTCCACTAATTCTATACGAATTCGTCTCACATTTGCCTCCATTATCTCAATTCCTCAATTAATTTTTCAATTGTAGAAACTCTGTTTTCCCAATTGTTGGCATTTAAGAATTGCTCTCTTGAATCCTGATCGTATTTAATATCTGTTGCCTGCAATAACAATTTTAGTTGTTTCTTATATTCATCATAACTATCATATGAATAAGTAAACTTACTAAATCTCTCTATTTCCTTATACCTAACCGTCAAGATATCTTT comes from Streptococcus parasanguinis ATCC 15912 and encodes:
- a CDS encoding polymerase, giving the protein MRRIRIELVELLYYISVALSVGLFLFLNVSLFVHRNLLTVVSITTLILMIPTLLLNIRNISRSAFFFGITFLSCVLYQIIRATNTYFYSSIEIFYAIRQYTWVLLFFVLIYLFANDEKKMKRILDNTLSILSVSLLLRFFSWFSFTFLKANLFPNILMEFGKLWYRNETSIRVDGTPLISIAMFLTFYLFLKYRDKKYLYTLMFMLLFAIFVNQTRMLIFPQIFSMILMYVYHKFPYMPLYLLFVIVGISCFFFFGGSEWFKNWIDAFNNGTSDMGLGYRYWELKYYLGLLTDYRWINGLGILTSSNPNSYFILFGPGRVQMYLDDLGFIELFVQFGLLAIFLYGYLLYMLTKLIRRMKTKQYIYERSLFIGLMANILITAPSLNIFGSQRSYSLVIILAMVFFYDYQLKRKDNKNG
- a CDS encoding glycosyltransferase family 2 protein, which produces MDKVCFIILNYNNYQDTIDCVRSLQSSIENEKFDIIVVDNNSSNDSIEKLKNSLNNIEVIPSRVNHGYANGNNIGIKIAEKRGYPFICILNNDTLIEEDFLTACVQKLHNDNSIAFVSPALVEYKNRDLIQSTGGDIFLDKGYVTLKNHHLSRKELPAIVQSDYIGGACMLFRTSLLKEIGYIPENYFLFFEETEWCYKATLMGYKNICLTNYFIYHKGSVSIKSVSGLQEYLMNRNRVVFVKRNIGSRYQFIKFLLYLYARFLFRLLIGKENNIKILKYYWDGVTDRIDAAYPFIVIKS
- the wecB gene encoding non-hydrolyzing UDP-N-acetylglucosamine 2-epimerase; amino-acid sequence: MKKVMLVFGTRPEAIKMCPLVNELKQNDSIKTIVCVTGQHKEMLKQVLEVFKVEPDYDLGIMKENQTLFTITTSILDKIQMVLEKEQPEIVLVHGDTTTTFATSLAAFYMGIKVGHVEAGLRTYNLKSPFPEEFNRQATSIISEYNFAPTEVSKENLIKEGRKNIFVTGNTVIDALKTTVQENYCHPILDWAKGSKLIMLTAHRRENLGEPMEHMFKAVKRILNEYKDVKVVYPIHKNPRVRELASKVFGENERMKIIEPLEVIDFHNFMNQSYLILTDSGGVQEEAPSLGKPVLVMRDTTERPEGIAAGTLKLVGTNEENIYENFKLLLEDETEYNKMSQASNPYGDGTACKQIVRILMDN